CACTTTGCTGATACTATTGCATGTTACAGAATATGCATTGCTAATGATCCATCAATACTGTAAATGTCAAAAGCAATATGAttcaaaatacttttaaaagtCATAAATATATTTAAGTTAAGTGAATCATTCATCAGTGAAAGCAATAATAGGTGACCTGCTTTAAGTACAGCACCACTAATATCTCAGGACTGTAGACTCCATCCAGCTTGTTACTGAACTACCTGATTTAGAAGCTGGCTGGAGTGACATCACCACTTCCCTGCAATGTGTCACCCAGTGGAGAACTGTGGCAATGACAGGAAAGTTCCTGAAGACACTGGAGCTCCAAGTGGCAGCATATAAAAGCTGTGAAACTCCCCTGCCGAGACAGAAACCAATACATCCAACACTGAACACACAAGACTCAACACTCAACATTGACTGAAGATGCTGTGTTCCCGAGGATTCCAGTCTTCCCTCAGCCCATTGATGGACTTCTACTGGCCTGTGCGCAGTCTATGGCCAGAGGTCCGACCTCTTCTCAGCCAGCGGGATCTACTGCAGAGAAACCTGCTAGAGATCAAGAGCAGTCTGGAGCTGATGGCAAATCTCCAGCAGCAGATCTTTGAAGAGTTGGACAATGTCCCATCCTCTTTGACCATCCAACCAGTCTCCTACAAGCTGGATAAAGATGGAGAGGGCTTTGCCCTGACACTGGACACTAAAGACTTTTCCCCAGAGGAGCTGTCTGTCAAGCAGGTGGGCAGGAAGCTGAAAGTCAGTGGGAAGACAGAGAAGAAGCTGGATGATGGGGAAGGCTCCTACTCTTACAGATGCCAAGAGTTCAGACAAGAGTTTGATCTGCCTGAAAAGGTGAATCCTGAGATAGTCACCTGCTCCCTGGATCATGACGGGAAACTCCACATTCAGGCACCAAAGAATCCATTATCTGGTGAGGAGGAGGTGGCAGAGAGAGTGGTTCCCATCAACTGTAGCCTGGATGTGGAAACCTCACAATTCCTGTCAAAGACAGAGGGAAGCATCACCGACACACAGAAGAAACAAGAGAACAGCGTTTCACATGAGGACTGATTTTTATTTCACTGGATGAGACATTTTCTAATACATATTTTTCATGTTTTGAGACTGTATGTATTTACATTTCATATCTTGTAACAATCAATATGATATGCTTTTTAATTTaatcaataaaaaatataaaaaatcagaATTTTGCAGTTGTTATGATCTCTTCAATGGATATCAAAATAATGACCATTATCTATCTCTCATCAAAAGTTAACTTTCCAAAAGGCTCACTGGCCTGAAATTGTTCCAttatcattttcaataaattcaaTTTTCAAAAAGCACTCCTGAAAATGTTCTGATTCTAACATGTTTATGACATGTTTATAAACCTGACTTCTGAAAACAAATGTCATGTGGACTTGTCAGGATTTGCAATGTAGACCTTTTTGAGCAAGTGTCCTGTTTTAGATCATTGAATGTGAGTGAATAGTTTCCACAACTAGAAAATATTGTTTTTAGTTATTAAAAAACATACGTAAATATATGATAAACATAATGCCAGACAACATCAAAAAATCATTTTTCAACAATGTTATAGGAACATAAAATCGACACATGACCAATTTCATAACGCTGTACAATCTGAATTTCTTTCTAAAAAACATGATTTCTCCGTGGATTATTTTAGAATGTGTTCAATTACATTTGGACCTTTCTTGCAGTGACGCCTGTGGTGAAAACTCTTTAAAACGTAGCTTGTGATCTTTGGTCCAATTTTGTTCCACTTTGCTGATACTATTGCATGTTACAGAATATGCATTGCTAATGATCCATCAATACTGTAAATGTCAAAATAAATATGAttcaaaatacttttaaaagtCATAAATATATTTAAGTTAAGTGAATCATTCATCAGTGAAAGCAATAATAGGTGACCTGCTTTAAGTACAGCACCACTAATATCTCAGGACTGTAGACTCCATCCAGCTTGTTACTGAACTACCTGATTTAGAAGCTGGCTGGAGTGACATCACCACTTCCCTGCAATGTGTCACCCAGTGGAGAACTGTGGCAATGACAGGAAAGTTCCTGAAGACACTGGAGCTCCAAGTGGCAGCATATAAAAGCTGTGAAACTCCCCTGCCGAGACAGAAACCAATACATCCAACACTGAACACACAAGACTCAACACTCAACATTGACTGAAGATGCTGTGTTCCCGAGGATTCCAGTCTTCCCTCAGCCCATTGATGGACTTCTACTGGCCTGTGCGCAGTCTATGGCCAGAGGTCCGACCTCTTCTCAGCCAGCGGGATCTACTGCAGAGAAACCTGCTAGAGATCAAGAGCAGTCTGGAGCTGATGGCAAATCTCCAGCAGCAGATCTTTGAAGAGTTGGACAATGTCCCATCCTCTTTGACCATCCAACCAGTCTCCTACAAGCTGGATAAAGATGGAGAGGGCTTTGCCCTGACACTGGACACTAAAGACTTTTCCCCAGAGGAGCTGTCTGTCAAGCAGGTGGGCAGGAAGCTGAAAGTCAGTGGGAAGACAGAGAAGAAGCTGGATGATGGGGAAGGCTCCTACTCTTACAGATGCCAAGAGTTCAGACAAGAGTTTGATCTGCCTGAAAAGGTGAATCCTGAGATAGTCACCTGCTCCCTGGATCATGACGGAAACTCCACATTCAGGCACCAAAGAATCCATTATCTGGTGAGGAGGAGGTGGCAGAGAGAGTGGTTCCCATCAACTGTAGCCTGGATGTGGAAACCTCACAATTCCTGTCAAAGACAGAGGGAAGCATCACCGACACACAGAAGAAACAAGAGAACAGCGTTTCACATGAGGACTGATTTTTATTTCACTGGATGAGACATTTTCTAATACATATTTTTCATGTTTTGAGACTGTATGTATTTACATTTCATATCTTGTAACAATCAATATGATATGCTTTTTAATTTaatcaataaaaaatataaaaaatcagaATTTTGCAGTTGTTATGATCTCTTCAATGGATATCAAAATAATGACCATTATCTATCTCTCATCAAAAGTTAACTTTCCAAAAGGCTCACTGGCCTGAAATTGTTCCAttatcattttcaataaattcaaTTTTCAAAAAGCACTCCTGAAAATGTTCTGATTCTAACATGTTTATGACATGTTTATAAACCTGACTTCTGAAAACAAATGTCATGTGGACTTGTCAGGATTTGCAATGTAGACCTTTTTGAGCAAGTGTCCTGTTTTAGATCATTGAATGTGAGTGAATAGTTTCCACAACTAGAAAATATTGTTTTTAGTTATTAAAAAACATACGTAAATATATGATAAACATAATGCCAGACAACATCAAAAAATCATTTTTCAACAATGTTATAGGAACATAAAATCGACACATGACCAATTTCATAACGCTGTACAATCTGAATTTCTTTCTAAAAAGATGATTTCTCCGTGGATTATTTTAGAATGTGTTCAATTACATTTGGACCTTTCTTGCAGTGACGCCTGTGGTGAAAACTCTTTAAAACGTAGCTTGTGATCTTTGGTCCAATTTTGTTCCACTTTGCTGATACTATTGCATGTTACAGAATATGCATTGCTAATGATCCATCAATACTGTAAATGTCAAAATAAATATGAttcaaaatacttttaaaagtCATAAATATATTTAAGTTAAGTGAATCATTCATCAGTGAAAGCAATAATAGGTGACCTGCTTTAAGTACAGCACCACTAATATCTCAGGACTGTAGACTCCATCCAGCTTGTTACTGAACTACCTGATTTAGAAGCTGGCTGGAGTGACATCACCACTTCCCTGCAATGTGTCACCCAGTGGAGAACTGTGGCAATGACAGGAAAGTTCCTGAAGACACTGGAGCTCCAAGTGGCAGCATATAAAAGCTGTGAAACTCCCCCTGCCGAGACAGAAACCAATACATCCAACACTGAACACACAAGACTCAACACTCAACATTGACTGAAGATGCTGTGTTCCCGAGGATTCCAGTCTTCCCTCAGCCCATTGATGGACTTCTACTGGCCTGTGCGCAGTCTATGGCCAGAGGTCCGACCTCTTCTCAGCCAGCGGGATCTAATGCAGAGAAACCTGCTAGAGATCAAGAGCAGTCTGGAGCTGATGGCAAATTTCCAGCAGCAGATCTTTGAAGAATTGGACAATGTCCCATCCTCTTTGACCATCCAACCAGTCTCCTACAAGCTGGATAAAGATGGAGAGGGCTTTGCCCTGACACTGGACACTAAAGACTTTTCCCCAGAGGAGCTGTCTGTCAAGCAGGTGGGCAGGAAGCTGAAAGTCAGTGGGAAGACAGAGAAGAAGCTGGATGATGGGGAAGGCTCCTACTCTTACAGATGCCAAGAGTTCAGACAAGAGTTTGATCTGCCTGAAAAGGTGAATCCTGAGACAGTCACCTGCTCCCTGGCTCATGACGGGAAACTCCACATTCAGGCACCAAAGAATCCATTATCTGGTGAGGAGGAGGTGGCAGAGAGAGTGGTTCCCATCAACTGTAGCCTGGATGTGGAAACCTCACAATTCCTGTCAAAGACAGAGGAAAGCATCACCGACACACAGAAGAAACAAGAGAACAGCGTTTCACATGAGGACTGATTTTTATTTCACTGGATGAGACATTTTCTAATACATATTTTTCATGTTTTGAGACTGTATGCATTTACATTTCAATATGATATCTTTTTAATTTAATCAATCAATATGATTTGCAGTTGTTAATCTCTTCAATATATCAAAATAAAATTATCTATCTCTCATCAAAAGTTAAAAAGGCTCAGCCTTAAATTTTGCAGTTGTTATGATCTACTTCTTTAATGAATGGATGAAATCTGAAAAAAtaatgaaactaattacagccattgatacaacacagagacaggtacaatcacccacgaaatacaaagcgaaactcaggctcaaaacggttcccaatcagagacaacgataagcacctgactctgagaatcgtctcaggcagccaagcctaacaacacccctaaagCCGcgtacgaaacacaacatataaacccatgtcaaaccctggcctacccaaaaatTTTCAATtgatcattttcaataaattcaaTTTTCAAAAGCTCTCCTGAAAATGTTCTTATTCTAACATGTTTATGACATGTTTATAAACCTGACTTCTGAAAACAAATGTCATGTGGACTTGTCAGGATTTGCAATGTAGACCTTTTTGAGCAAGTGTCCTGTTTTAGATCATTGAATGTGAGTGAATAGTTTCCACAACTAGAAAATATTGTTTTTAGTTATTAAAAAACATATGTAAATATATGATAAACATAATGCCAGACAACATCAAAAAATCATTTTTCAACAATGTTATAGGAACATAAAATCGACACATGACCAATTTCATAACGCTGTACAATCTGAATTTCTTTCTAAAAAGATGATTTCTCCGTGGATTATTTTAGAATGTGTTCAATTACATTTGGACCTTTCTTGCAGTGACGCCTGTGGTGAAACTCTTTAAAACGTAGCTTGTGATCTTTGGTCCAATTTTGTTCCACTTTGCTGATACTATTGCATGTTACAGAATATGCATTGCTAATGATCCATCAATACTGTAAATGTCAAAAGCAATATGAttcaaaatacttttaaaagtCAGAAATATATTTAAGTTAAGTGAATCATTCATCAGTGAAAGCAATAATAGGTGACCTGCTTTAAGTACAGCACCACTAATATCTCAGGACTGTAGACTCCATCCAGCTTGTTACTGAACTACCTGATTTAGAAGCTGGCTGGAGTGACATCACCACTTCCCTGCAATGTGTCACCCAGTGGAGAACTGTGGCAATGACAGGAAAGTTCCTGAAGACACTGGAGCTCCAAGTGGCAGCATATAAAAGCTGTGAAACTCCCCCTGCCGAGACAGAAACCAATACATCCAACACTGAACACACAAGACTCACCACTCAACATTGACTGAAGATGCTGTGTTCCCGAGGATTCCAGTCTTCCCTCAGCCCATTGATGGACTTCTACTGGCATGTGCGCAGTCTATGGCCAGAGGTCCGACCTCTTCTCAGCCAGCAGGATCTACTGCAGAGAAACCTGAAAGAGATCAAGAGCAGTCTGGAGCTGATGGCAAATCTCCAGCAGCAGATCTTTGAAGAGTTGGACAATGTCTCATCCTCTTTGACAATCCAACCAGTCTCCTACAAGCTGGATAAAGATGGAGAGGGCTTTGCCCTGACACTGGACACTAAAGACTTTTCCCCAGAGGAGCTGTCTGTCAAGCAGGTGGGCAGGAAGCTGAAAGTCAGTGGGAAGACAGAGAAGAAGCTGGATGATGGGGAAGGCTCCTACTCTTACAGATGCCAAGAGTTCAGACAAGAGTTTGATCTGCCTGAAAAGGTGAATCCTGAGACAGTCACCTGCCCCTGGCTCATGACGGGAAACTCCACATTCAGGCACCAAAGAATCCATTATCTGGTGAGGAGGAGGTGGCAGAGAGAGTGGTTCCCATCAACTGTAGCCTGGATGTGGAAACTCACAATTCCTGTCAAAGACAGAGGGAAGCATCACCGACACACAGAAGAAACAAGAGAACAGCATTTCACATGAGGACtgattttttatttcactggatGAGACATTTTCTAATACATATTTTTCATGTTTTGCGACTGTATGCATTTACATTTCATATCTTATTACAATCAATATGATATGCTTTTTAACCTAATcaataaaatataataaaaaaaacagaattttGCAGTTGTTATGATCTATTCAATGGATATCAAAATAATGACCATTATCTATCTCTCATCAAAAGTTAACTTTCCAAAAGGTTCACTGGCCTGAAATTTTTCAAtgatcattttcaataaattcaaTTTTCAAAAAGCTCTCCTGAAAATGTTCTGATTCTAACATGTTTATGACATGTTTATAAACCTGACTTCTGAAAACAAATGTCATGTGGAATTGTCAGGATTTGCAATGTAGACCTTTTTGAGCAAGTGTCCTGTTTTAAATCATTGAATGTGAGTGAATAGTTTCCACAACTAGAAAATATTGTTTTTAGTTATCAAAAAACATACGTACATATATGATAAACATAATGCCAGACAACATCAAAAAATAATTTTTCAACAATGGTATAGGAACATAAAATCGACACATGACCANNNNNNNNNNNNNNNNNNNNNNNNNNNNNNNNNNNNNNNNNNNNNNNNNNNNNNNNNNNNNNNNNNNNNNNNNNNNNNNNNNNNNNNNNNNNNNNNNNNNNNNNNNNNNNNNNNNNNNNNNNNNNNNNNNNNNNNNNNNNNNNNNNNNNNNNNNNNNNNNNNNNNNNNNNNNNNNNNNNNNNNNNNNNNNNNNNNNNNNNNNNNNNNNNNNNNNNNNNNNNNNNNNNNNNNNNNNNNNNNNNNNNNNNNNNNNNNNNNNNNNNNNNNNNNNNNNNNNNNNNNNNNNNNNNNNNNNNNNNNNNNNNNNNNNNNNNNNNNNNNNNNNNNNNNNNNNNNNNNNNNNNNNNNNNNNNNNNNNNNNNNNNNNNNNNNNNNNNNNNNNNNNNNNNNNNNNNNNNNNNNNNNNNNNNNNNNNNNNNNNNNNNNNNNNNNNNNNNNNNNNNNNNNNNNNNNNNNNNNNNNNNNNNNNNNNNNNNNNNNNNNNNNNNNNNNNNNNNNNNtctatcgttccgctcctgctcccagctgttcctattcccctaatcatcatttagtcttcccacacctgttcccgatcctttccctgattagagtccctatttcttcctttgtgttccgttcctgtcctgtcggttccttgtttagaattcaccgtgctgtgattgtgtatcgccctgtcctgtcgtgttttgccttcatcagatgctgcgtgtgagcaggtgtctctgtcagctacggcctgcgcctacccgaagcgacctgcagtctgtggccgcttctcctgttattcccctctacagactagaggatttctgttattccctgtttggacatttcctgttaagga
The sequence above is drawn from the Oncorhynchus gorbuscha isolate QuinsamMale2020 ecotype Even-year linkage group LG11, OgorEven_v1.0, whole genome shotgun sequence genome and encodes:
- the LOC124047822 gene encoding heat shock protein 30-like — its product is MLCSRGFQSSLSPLMDFYWPVRSLWPEVRPLLSQRDLLQRNLLEIKSSLELMANLQQQIFEELDNVPSSLTIQPVSYKLDKDGEGFALTLDTKDFSPEELSVKQVGRKLKVSGKTEKKLDDGEGSYSYRCQEFRQEFDLPEKVNPEIVTCSLDHDGKLHIQAPKNPLSGEEEVAERVVPINCSLDVETSQFLSKTEGSITDTQKKQENSVSHED
- the LOC124047823 gene encoding heat shock protein 30-like; the protein is MLCSRGFQSSLSPLMDFYWPVRSLWPEVRPLLSQRDLMQRNLLEIKSSLELMANFQQQIFEELDNVPSSLTIQPVSYKLDKDGEGFALTLDTKDFSPEELSVKQVGRKLKVSGKTEKKLDDGEGSYSYRCQEFRQEFDLPEKVNPETVTCSLAHDGKLHIQAPKNPLSGEEEVAERVVPINCSLDVETSQFLSKTEESITDTQKKQENSVSHED